From a single Chloroflexia bacterium SDU3-3 genomic region:
- a CDS encoding PaaI family thioesterase gives MELAEIMRLNEGRGLGHTLGIELVEATPDRVVMRMEVGERVQQPFGFLHGGASVALAETVASVGGLLGCPPGKAVFGQEINANHLRPKQGGALVATGWPLHRGRTTQVWQIEIAGEDGKLVCVSRCTLAVVDARQ, from the coding sequence ATGGAGCTTGCGGAGATCATGCGGCTGAACGAGGGCCGTGGCCTGGGGCACACGCTGGGCATCGAGCTGGTGGAGGCCACGCCGGATCGCGTGGTGATGCGCATGGAGGTGGGCGAGCGGGTGCAGCAGCCCTTCGGCTTCCTGCATGGCGGCGCGTCGGTGGCGCTGGCCGAGACGGTGGCCAGCGTGGGCGGGCTGCTGGGCTGCCCGCCGGGCAAGGCCGTGTTCGGGCAAGAGATCAACGCCAACCACCTGCGGCCCAAGCAGGGCGGCGCGCTGGTGGCCACCGGCTGGCCGCTGCACCGCGGGCGCACCACCCAGGTCTGGCAGATCGAGATCGCGGGCGAGGATGGCAAGCTGGTGTGCGTCTCGCGCTGCACGCTGGCGGTGGTGGACGCGCGGCAGTAG